From Triticum aestivum cultivar Chinese Spring chromosome 4A, IWGSC CS RefSeq v2.1, whole genome shotgun sequence, a single genomic window includes:
- the LOC123088422 gene encoding binding partner of ACD11 1 yields MAAATAPVEVPAAAPVRTVKVTNVSLSATEQDIKEFFSFSGDIEHVDMKSGDEWSQIAYVTFKDAQGAETALLLSGATIVDLSVIIAPAPEYQPPPTASAPLMNGTRVPVGGDNVVHKAEDVVSTMLARGFTLGKDAVGKAKSFDERHGFTSTATAKVASIDKKIGLSEKFTMGTTVVNEKVKEMDQKFQVSDKTKSALAAAEQTVSNAGSAIMKNRYVFTSASWVTSAFGKVAKAATDVSTMTKEKMSAEDQQKGSGGSSYTPIR; encoded by the exons atggcggcggcgacggctccggTCGAGGTGCCCGCGGCGGCGCCG GTGAGGACTGTGAAGGTCACAAATGTTTCCCTGAGTGCAACTGAGCAAGACATTAAGGAGTTCTTTTCTTTTTCAGGAGACATTGAACATGTGGATATGAAAAG TGGTGACGAGTGGTCTCAAATTGCATATGTTACTTTTAAAGATGCCCAAGGAGCAGAGACTGCGCTTCTTCTTTCG GGTGCAACAATAGTTGACCTTTCTGTTATCATTGCACCTGCTCCAGAGTATCAACCGCCCCCTACTGCCTCTGCTCCACTG ATGAATGGAACCAGAGTACCAGTGGGTGGTGACAATGTGGTCCACAAGGCTGAGGATGTTGTCAGCACTATGCTTGCCAGGGGTTTCACCCTGGGCAAAGACGCTGTCGGAAAGGCGAAATCTTTTGATGAGAGGCATGGCTTCACATCCACCGCCACCGCCAAGGTGGCCTCCATCGACAAGAAGATAGGGCTCAGCGAGAAGTTTACCATGGGCACTACAGTGGTAAACGAGAAGGTCAAGGAGATGGACCAGAAGTTCCAGGTCTCCGACAAGACCAAGTCGGCGCTGGCTGCGGCAGAGCAGACGGTGAGCAACGCTGGGTCCGCCATCATGAAGAACAGGTACGTCTTCACGAGCGCGTCGTGGGTCACCAGCGCGTTTGGCAAGGTTGCCAAGGCCGCCACCGACGTCAGCACGATGACGAAGGAGAAGATGTCAGCCGAGGACCAGCAAAAGGGCTCCGGGGGCAGCTCGTACACGCCCATCCGCTGA